From a region of the Mucilaginibacter auburnensis genome:
- a CDS encoding YciI family protein has product MQYIVTGYDHTDEGAVQRRLNVRPHHLEHARAAKQAGNLISAAAMLNEKGDAVGSVMIMQFNTEEELEAWKSNEPYVTQGIWETVDVKTARVAEL; this is encoded by the coding sequence ATGCAATACATTGTAACTGGATACGATCATACTGACGAAGGAGCAGTGCAACGCCGTTTAAACGTGAGGCCGCACCACCTTGAACATGCCCGTGCTGCAAAGCAAGCCGGTAATCTTATATCAGCCGCGGCTATGCTGAATGAAAAGGGCGATGCTGTTGGATCAGTAATGATAATGCAGTTTAACACCGAGGAGGAATTAGAGGCCTGGAAAAGTAATGAACCTTATGTTACGCAGGGCATTTGGGAAACCGTTGATGTTAAAACCGCCAGGGTAGCAGAATTATAA